From a single Rosa rugosa chromosome 7, drRosRugo1.1, whole genome shotgun sequence genomic region:
- the LOC133720370 gene encoding S-adenosylmethionine synthase 1 has product MDTFLFTSESVNEGHPDKLCDQISDAVLDACLEQDPDSKVACETCTKTNMVMVFGEITTKAEVDYEKIVRNTCRSIGFVSDDVGLDADNCKVLVNIEQQSPDIAQGVHGHLTKRPEEIGAGDQGHMFGYATDETPELMPLSHVLATKLGARLTDVRKNGTCPWLRPDGKTQVTVEYYNDHGAMVPIRVHTVLISTQHDETVTNDEIAADLKKHVIKPVVPEKYLDEKTIFHLNPSGRFVIGGPHGDAGLTGRKIIIDTYGGWGAHGGGAFSGKDPTKVDRSGAYIVRQAAKSIVANGLARRCIVQVSYAIGVPEPLSVFVDTYGTGKIPDKEILKLVKEAFDFRPGMIAINLDLKRGRYLKTAAYGHFGRDDPDFSWEVVKSLKWEKA; this is encoded by the coding sequence ATGGACACCTTCCTCTTCACCTCCGAGTCTGTGAATGAGGGACACCCCGATAAGCTCTGTGATCAGATTTCCGATGCAGTGCTTGATGCCTGCCTTGAACAAGATCCTGACAGCAAAGTTGCCTGTGAGACCTGCACCAAGACCAACATGGTCATGGTCTTCGGAGAGATCACAACTAAAGCCGAAGTGGACTATGAGAAGATAGTGCGCAACACCTGTCGCAGCATTGGATTTGTTTCGGATGATGTAGGCCTTGATGCTGACAACTGCAAGGTCCTCGTGAACATTGAGCAACAAAGCCCTGATATAGCTCAGGGTGTGCATGGCCACCTCACCAAGAGGCCTGAGGAGATTGGTGCAGGAGACCAGGGTCACATGTTTGGTTATGCTACTGATGAGACCCCTGAGCTTATGCCTCTAAGCCATGTTCTTGCTACCAAGCTTGGTGCTCGTCTCACTGATGTTCGAAAGAATGGCACCTGCCCTTGGCTGAGACCTGATGGCAAGACTCAAGTCACTGTTGAGTACTACAATGACCATGGTGCTATGGTTCCAATCCGTGTCCACACCGTTCTCATTTCTACTCAGCATGATGAGACTGTTACCAATGATGAAATTGCAGCTGACCTCAAGAAACATGTCATTAAGCCAGTTGTTCCTGAGAAGTACCTAGATGAGAAGACTATCTTCCATCTCAACCCTTCAGGTCGATTTGTGATTGGTGGACCGCACGGTGATGCAGGTCTAACTGGCCGAAAGATCATCATTGACACCTATGGTGGTTGGGGAGCACATGGTGGTGGTGCCTTCTCCGGCAAGGACCCTACCAAGGTAGACAGGAGTGGTGCCTACATTGTTAGGCAGGCTGCTAAGAGCATTGTGGCCAATGGACTTGCTAGGAGGTGCATAGTGCAGGTCTCATATGCAATTGGTGTCCCTGAGCCACTATCGGTGTTTGTTGACACTTACGGGACTGGAAAGATTCCGGACAAGGAGATTCTGAAGTTAGTGAAGGAGGCCTTTGATTTTAGGCCTGGAATGATTGCCATTAACTTGGATCTCAAAAGAGGAAGGTATTTGAAGACGGCTGCTTATGGACACTTTGGTAGAGATGACCCTGACTTTTCGTGGGAAGTGGTCAAGTCCTTGAAGTGGGAAAAGGCGTAA
- the LOC133720369 gene encoding pleiotropic drug resistance protein 3-like, with the protein MAQMVGRDDIESLRIELEEIGRSFRSSIQSRNSSFRANSALSSAKDDTDAQYAVQWAAIERLPTFERLKSSLFDKGDDGNELDGEGKQVVDVTKLGAMEKHVFIDKLIKHIENDNLRLLRKIRKRIDKVGVKLPTVEVRYKNLSVEAVCEVVHGKPLPTLWNSVRSTLSLFAKFLGSKTQEAKISIIKDFCGSIKPGRLTLLLGPPGCGKTSFLKALSGNLEKSLKFSGEVTYNGQKLAEFVPQKTSAYISQFDLHIPQMTVREILDFSARCQGIGSRADIMLEVSKREKEAGIIPHPDIDTYMKAISLQGLKRTLQTDYILKILGLDICADTLVGDAMLRGISGGQKKRLTTAEMIIGPTKALFMDEITNGLDSSTAFQIVACLQQLVHITDSTLLVSLLQPAPETFELFDDLILMSEGKIVYHGPRDHVLEFFEDCGFKCPERKGVADFIQEVISKKDQAHYWYRTEPHNYVSVDMFSKKFKASSFGKKLDEDLLEPFDKLQDNNNALSFSVYSLSKWELFRACSSRELLLMKRNSFIYVFKTVQLIIIAFITMTVFLRTRMDIDVLHANYYMGSLFFALTILLVDGIPELSMTLQRLEVFYKQRDLCFYPAWAYAIPATLLKVPVSFVEALVWTSLTYYVIGYSPEFQKFILQFFLLFAVHLTSISMFRFLASFFQTMVAAMTAGSFAILFLLLFSGFIIKKPSMPGWLEWGFWVSPLTYGEIGLSVNEFLSPRWQTMPSTNITIGHKTLESRGLNFDGYFYWISLGALFGFTMIFNIGYILSLSFLKSPGSSHGIISHEKLAQIQRTDDSLDDAQVKEKSRIHPSKTTGKMVLPFTPLTLVFQDVQYYVIPMETREPGFNQKKLQLLSDITGAFRPGVLTALMGVSGAGKTTLLDVLAGRKTTGCIEGDIKIGGYPKVQETFARVLGYCEQTDVHSPQITVEESLMFSAWLRLASRIDSKTKTEFVNEVLETIELDGIKDALVGIPGVSGLSNEQRKRLTIAVELVSNPSIIFMDEPTTGLDARAAAIVMRAVKNVADTGRTIVCTIHQPNIDIFEAFDELILLKTGGHMIYSGQVGQHSSRVIEYFQSIPGVQKIKSNYNPATWMLDITSTSAEAEHGVDFAQIYRESSLYGNNIELARQLSTPPPGSRDLHFATRFSQNGWMQFKSCLWKQHLSYWRSPSYNLMRIMHTVVSSLIFGTLYWNQGRKITDQQNLFNILGSMYAGVIFLGINNCATVLQYVATERTVMYREKFVGMYSPLAFSVAQVVVELPYIFIQALLFVIITYPMIGYYASAYKVFWYFYALFCSLLYYNYMGMMLVSLTPNFMVAAILSSVFYTVYNLFAGFVIPKPQIPKWWIWLYYLTPSSWSLNGLLTSQYGDINKEIIIFGEPKTVSAFLKDYFGFHHDQLALVALVLVAFPIAFASIFAYCIGRLNFQRR; encoded by the exons ATGGCTCAGATGGTTGGCAGAGATGACATAGAGTCGCTAAGAATTGAGTTGGAAGAGATAGGAAGAAGCTTTAGGTCATCGATTCAGAGTCGTAACTCCAGTTTCCGAGCCAATTCAGCATTGAGTTCTGCCAAAGATGACACTGATGCTCAATATGCTGTGCAGTGGGCAGCCATTGAGAGACTGCCAACGTTTGAACGGCTCAAATCATCTTTGTTTGACAAGGGTGATGATGGAAATGAACTTGATGGTGAAGGAAAGCAGGTGGTTGATGTTACCAAGCTTGGAGCTATGGAAAAGCATGTCTTCATAGACAAGCTCATCAAGCACATTGAGAATGACAACCTTCGTCTCTTACGTAAAATCAGAAAAAGGATAGACAA GGTTGGAGTAAAGTTGCCCACTGTGGAGGTGAGGTATAAGAATCTCAGTGTCGAAGCAGTGTGTGAGGTAGTTCATGGAAAGCCCCTCCCAACTCTTTGGAACTCTGTCAGAAGCACGCTTTCT CTCTTTGCCAAGTTTCTAGGTTCTAAGACACAAGAGGCCAAGATAAGCATTATCAAAGACTTTTGTGGTTCAATAAAGCCTGGAAG GTTAACTTTACTGCTTGGCCCCCCAGGATGCGGGAAGACCTCCTTTTTAAAGGCTCTATCAGGAAATCTGGAAAAATCGCTCAAG TTCTCTGGTGAAGTTACTTACAATGGACAGAAGCTAGCAGAGTTCGTCCCCCAGAAAACATCAGCTTATATAAGCCAATTCGACCTGCATATTCCTCAGATGACTGTCAGGGAAATACTTGATTTTTCAGCTCGCTGTCAGGGTATTGGAAGCCGAGCCG ATATTATGCTGGAAGTCAGTAAAAGGGAGAAGGAGGCAGGGATTATTCCACATCCAGATATAGATACTTACATGAAG GCAATTTCTCTCCAAGGACTGAAAAGAACCCTCCAGACGGACTACATTTTGAAG ATCCTTGGACTTGATATATGTGCTGACACTCTAGTTGGAGATGCCATGCTAAGAGGTATATCTGGTGGTCAAAAGAAGAGGTTGACAACAG CGGAGATGATCATTGGTCCCACAAAAGCTTTGTTCATGGATGAGATAACAAATGGTCTAGACAGTTCCACTGCATTCCAAATTGTTGCTTGTCTTCAGCAGCTGGTGCATATAACAGATTCTACTTTACTAGTTTCTCTTCTTCAGCCAGCACCGGAGACGTTTGAGCTCTTTGATGACCTTATTTTAATGTCAGAAGGGAAGATTGTTTATCATGGTCCACGGGATCATGTCTTGGAGTTTTTTGAGGATTGTGGGTTCAAGTGTCCTGAGAGGAAAGGGGTTGCTGATTTCATCCAAGAG GTAATCTCTAAGAAAGATCAAGCACACTATTGGTACCGCACGGAACCTCACAATTATGTCTCAGTTGATATGTTCTCGAAAAAATTCAAGGCATCTTCTTTTGGGAAGAAGCTAGATGAGGATCTTTTAGAGCCATTTGATAAGCTTCAAGACAATAACAATGCTCTTTCCTTTAGTGTGTATTCTCTTTCTAAATGGGAACTTTTTAGAGCTTGTTCGTCAAGAGAACTTCTTCTCATGAAGAGGAATTCTTTTATCTATGTATTCAAGACAGTTCAG CTTATCATCATTGCATTTATCACCATGACTGTATTTCTGAGGACTCGTATGGATATTGATGTTCTTCATGCAAACTACTACATGGGTTCCCTATTCTTTGCTCTTACCATACTTCTCGTGGATGGAATTCCTGAGTTGTCTATGACACTTCAAAGACTAGAAGTTTTCTATAAGCAGAGAGACCTGTGTTTTTATCCAGCTTGGGCTTATGCAATTCCGGCAACACTACTGAAAGTACCTGTTTCATTTGTAGAAGCCCTGGTCTGGACTTCTCTTACTTACTATGTCATTGGATACAGTCCTGAGTTCCAAAA GTTCATCCTCCAGTTCTTTCTACTTTTTGCCGTTCATTTAACATCAATATCCATGTTTCGCTTCCTGGCATCATTCTTTCAGACCATGGTTGCCGCAATGACAGCCGGTAGTTTTGCAATATTGTTTCTGTTACTATTCAGCGGATTCATTATCAAAAAAC CTTCCATGCCTGGTTGGTTAGAGTGGGGATTTTGGGTTTCCCCACTGACATATGGGGAGATAGGCCTCTCTGTGAACGAGTTTCTTTCTCCAAGATGGCAAACA ATGCCATCAACGAACATTACTATCGGGCATAAAACCCTTGAAAGCCGTGGACTAAACTTTGATGGATATTTCTACTGGATATCACTTGGTGCCTTATTTGGATTCACAATGATTTTCAATATAGGATACATCTTGTCCTTGAGTTTCTTGAAGT CTCCCGGATCATCTCATGGTATCATTTCACATGAAAAGCTTGCCCAAATTCAAAGAACTGATGATTCCCTCGATGATGCCCAAGTGAAAGAAAAGTCTAGAATTCATCCTTCTAAAACCACTG GCAAGATGGTCTTACCCTTTACTCCATTGACACTGGTTTTCCAAGATGTGCAATACTATGTTATTCCTATG GAAACCAGGGAGCCAGGATTTAATCAGAAGAAACTTCAACTTCTAAGTGACATTACAGGGGCATTTAGACCTGGTGTTCTTACAGCATTGATGGGCGTCAGCGGCGCTGGGAAAACTACTCTTCTTGATGTTCTTGCAGGCAGAAAGACTACTGGCTGCATTGAAGGAGACATAAAGATTGGTGGATATCCCAAGGTTCAAGAAACATTTGCTAGGGTATTGGGTTACTGTGAGCAAACCGATGTTCATTCTCCACAAATCACTGTAGAAGAGTCTTTGATGTTTTCTGCTTGGCTGCGCCTGGCTTCTCGGATTGACTCAAAGACAAAAACT GAGTTTGTCAATGAAGTCCTTGAGACCATTGAGCTTGATGGAATAAAAGATGCCTTGGTCGGAATACCTGGTGTTAGTGGTCTATCAAATGAGCAGCGTAAGCGGCTTACAATTGCTGTCGAGCTTGTTTCAAATCCGTCCATAATCTTCATGGATGAACCTACAACTGGTTTGGACGCAAGAGCTGCTGCAATAGTCATGCGAGCAGTGAAGAATGTAGCTGATACGGGAAGAACAATTGTTTGCACCATCCACCAACCGAATATTGATATATTTGAAGCATTTGATGAG CTAATTCTTTTGAAAACTGGAGGGCATATGATCTACTCAGGACAGGTGGGTCAGCACTCGAGTAGAGTTATCGAATATTTTCAG AGTATTCCTGGCGTTCAAAAGATCAAAAGTAACTACAATCCAGCTACATGGATGTTAGACATCACTTCTACATCAGCTGAAGCTGAACATGGTGTTGATTTTGCCCAAATATACAGAGAATCTAGTTTATATGG GAATAATATAGAGCTTGCAAGACAGTTGAGTACTCCACCTCCTGGTTCCAGAGATCTGCATTTTGCTACACGCTTTTCACAAAATGGCTGGATGCAGTTCAAATCTTGCCTATGGAAGCAGCACTTGTCTTATTGGAGGAGTCCGTCATATAACTTGATGCGCATCATGCATACGGTTGTATCATCTCTAATTTTCGGGACATTGTATTGGAACCAAGGGAGGAAAAT AACCGACCAGCAGAACTTATTCAATATACTTGGTTCTATGTATGCCGGTGTCATCTTCTTGGGCATAAATAACTGCGCAACTGTTCTGCAATATGTTGCCACAGAGAGAACTGTCATGTATCGCGAAAAATTTGTGGGGATGTATTCACCATTGGCCTTTTCGGTTGCACAG GTGGTGGTTGAACTTCCCTATATATTTATCCAGGCACTCTTATTTGTGATCATCACATATCCAATGATTGGGTATTATGCTTCAGCATATAAGGTTTTCTGGTACTTCTATGCCTTATTTTGTTCACTGCTATACTACAATTACATGGGAATGATGCTCGTTTCGTTGACACCAAACTTCATGGTAGCTGCAATTCTATCTTCAGTGTTCTACACAGTGTATAACCTGTTTGCTGGTTTTGTGATTCCTAAGCCG CAAATTCCGAAATGGTGGATTTGGTTGTATTACCTGACTCCCTCATCTTGGTCACTAAATGGTTTGCTCACTTCACAATATGGAGACATAAACAAGGAGATTATCATATTTGGGGAACCCAAAACAGTGTCTGCCTTCTTGAAAGACTACTTTGGGTTTCACCATGATCAGTTGGCTCTGGTGGCACTAGTTCTCGTTGCATTTCCCATAGCTTTTGCATCTATTTTCGCCTACTGTATCGGACGGTTGAACTTCCAAAGGAGGTGA
- the LOC133720974 gene encoding probable receptor-like protein kinase At5g18500 — MASDLKAELSKEAFFGLKVWEVIGIAVALFIIIILTVLSLCLTSRKKSRKAGAKIPHSQIPTVSKEIKEVRVEQIAASEFVPRDGILLTIHDKSSDRESDKVMVHLGMGKSKNGDNSSRSGSFNHLEKDGGGSQSGEEGSSATGTVYKPSSSYPITAPSPLVGLPEFSHLGWGHWFTLRDLELATNRFSKENVLGEGGYGVVYRGNLINGTPVAVKKILNNLGQAEKEFRVEVEAIGHVRHKNLVRLLGYCVEGTHRMLVYEYVNNGNLEQWLHGAMRHHGYLTWEARIKVLLGTAKALGYLHEAIEPKVIHRDIKSSNILIDDEFNSKVSDFGLAKLLGAGTSHVTTRVMGTFGYVAPEYANSGLLNEKSDVYSFGVLLLEAITGRDPVDYGRPAPEVNLVDWLKMMVGNRRSEEVVDPNIEVRPSTRALKRALLTALRCVDPDSEKRPKMSQVVRMLESEEYPIPREDRRNRRTQAGSMEIDSQKENSDTDRSDYPVSRSESRDYQQR; from the exons ATGGCCTCTGATCTCAAAGCAGAGTTATCCAAGGAAGCTTTTTTTGGGCTGAAGGTCTGGGAAGTGATTGGCATAGCTGTTGCATTGTTTATCATAATAATCCTTACTGTCCTATCACTGTGCCTCACTTCGCGTAAGAAATCAAGAAAAGCTGGGGCCAAGATTCCCCATAGTCAAATCCCAACTGTCTCAAAAGAAATTAAGGAAGTTCGAGTGGAGCAAATAGCTGCCAGTGAATTTGTTCCCCGTGATGGAATTCTTCTTACCATTCATGACAAATCCAGTGACAGAGAATCCGATAAGGTTATGGTCCATCTGGGTATGGGAAAATCAAAGAATGGAGACAATAGTAGTCGGTCAGGTTCATTTAATCATTTAGAAAAAGATGGTGGAGGGTCTCAATCTGGAGAAGAAGGGAGTTCTGCCACGGGTACAGTGTATAAGCCTTCTTCATCGTATCCCATAACTGCTCCATCTCCTCTAGTTGGTCTGCCTGAATTCTCGCACTTGGGTTGGGGCCACTGGTTTACATTAAGGGACCTTGAGCTTGCAACAAACAGGTTTTCAAAGGAAAATGTCCTTGGCGAGGGTGGATATGGAGTTGTTTACCGGGGAAATCTCATCAATGGGACTCCTGTCGCGGTTAAAAAGATCCTAAACAACCT TGGCCAAGCAGAGAAAGAATTTAGAGTGGAAGTTGAAGCAATTGGCCATGTGCGCCACAAGAATTTGGTTCGTCTCTTGGGATACTGCGTCGAAGGGACTCACAG GATGTTGGTCTATGAGTATGTCAACAATGGAAACTTGGAGCAGTGGCTTCATGGGGCTATGCGTCACCATGGATATCTCACTTGGGAAGCCCGTATAAAGGTTCTCCTTGGAACAGCAAAAGC TCTTGGTTATTTACACGAGGCCATTGAACCAAAAGTGATACATCGAGACATTAAATCAAGCAATATATTGATTGATGACGAGTTCAATTCCAAGGTATCTGATTTTGGCCTGGCCAAGCTGCTGGGTGCGGGGACAAGTCACGTGACAACTCGTGTTATGGGAACCTTTGG atACGTGGCCCCTGAATATGCTAATTCTGGACTTTTGAATGAAAAGAGTGACGTGTATAGCTTTGGGGTTTTGCTCTTAGAAGCCATCACTGGAAGAGATCCTGTAGACTATGGTCGCCCTGCTCCTGAG GTAAATCTGGTTGATTGGCTTAAAATGATGGTTGGGAACAGAAGATCAGAAGAAGTGGTGGACCCAAACATTGAAGTCAGACCATCAACAAGAGCCTTAAAACGAGCACTCTTGACTGCTTTGAGGTGTGTTGATCCAGATTCTGAAAAACGACCTAAGATGAGCCAAGTTGTCCGTATGCTCGAGTCCGAAGAGTATCCTATACCAAGAGAG GATCGAAGGAACCGAAGGACTCAAGCAGGTAGCATGGAGATCGACTCCCAAAAGGAAAATTCAGATACTGATCGGAGTGATTATCCTGTTTCAAGATCAGAGAGTAGAGACTACCAACAGCGATAA
- the LOC133722728 gene encoding uncharacterized protein LOC133722728: protein MKVHPIPKRRNISIQYHSRSPLSEAQALLGLTHKKLRRLPHVFSRVLELPFRSDADVLIEENPDCFHFVVETESFGHDVRAHTVEIHPGVTKIVVRERGSAAELTLDELELDMWRFRLPESTRTELARAVFVDGELIVTVQKMEGMENSEGGDGGEVWGGGGGNGNEGSEEVWEIGLCLYISAANLGFQILIFWG from the coding sequence ATGAAGGTCCATCCAATCCCCAAGAGGCGCAACATCTCCATCCAGTACCATTCAAGAAGCCCACTCTCTGAAGCCCAGGCCCTCCTCGGTCTCACCCACAAGAAGCTCCGCCGCCTCCCCCATGTCTTCAGCCGCGTCCTCGAGCTCCCTTTCCGCTCCGACGCCGACGTCCTCATCGAGGAGAACCCCGACTGCTTCCACTTCGTCGTCGAAACCGAGAGCTTCGGCCACGACGTCAGGGCCCACACCGTCGAAATCCACCCCGGGGTGACCAAGATTGTCGTCAGGGAAAGAGGGTCCGCGGCGGAGCTGACGTTGGACGAGCTGGAGCTGGACATGTGGAGGTTCCGCCTGCCGGAGTCGACCCGGACGGAGCTGGCCAGGGCGGTTTTTGTCGACGGGGAGCTCATTGTGACGGTGCAGAAGATGGAGGGGATGGAGAATTCGGAGGGCGGAGATGGTGGGGAGGTTTGGGGCGGTGGTGGTGGGAATGGGAATGAGGGTTCAGAGGAGGTATGGGAAATCGGCTTGTGCTTGTACATTTCAGCTGCAAATCTGGGTTTTCAGATTTTGATATTTTGGGGCTGA
- the LOC133721688 gene encoding serine/threonine-protein kinase haspin homolog, with amino-acid sequence MYSNSGGKFTDQEHPVEEVYRRRKPRKPTPDEESLRESSSSRKEKLRVSLAAAAPVKRVSWNRFLSTRGRTSIAVGACLDYQPPQKKAKRKGRPPRPKSKYNFEKERAYFEKLDEEELIEESPSPIPRTWVAGIPKGNVEIPKLCSALEKWLLSKKLNFGLGSSNTLARILQSSAMRPSPIGGINFEPSSLKTPERSSRVNSRLSSGQISFDLSLLDGSVHERSTPKSLPGVGNEGCEDIDAAVKELSLVSTSEELDRFNALLEVCGQSSPSKLQDVFSKYCDPEEIEKVGEGTYGEAFKVGNCVCKIVPIDGNLRVNGVEVQKRSEELLEEVVLSRTLNYLRGNNDNVQNVCPTFIETKDLRVCQGSYDAALIKAWEAWDENCGSENDHPEAFPENQFYVVFVLEHGGKDLESFVLLNFDEARSLLVQVTAALAVAEAAYEFEHRDLHWGNILLRRSGSVTMQFTLEGKQMLIRTFGLAISIIDFTLSRINTGEAILFLDLCSDPELFNGPKSDKQSETYKKMKKVTQDHWKESFPRTNVLWLLYLVDILLLNKAFDRTSKDARDLRALKKRLDQYQSAREALFDPCFSDLFVGCDS; translated from the exons ATGTACTCCAACTCAG GCGGGAAATTCACCGATCAAGAACACCCAGTTGAGGAGGTTTACAgaagaagaaaacccagaaagcccACTCCAGATGAAGAATCCTT AAGGGAATCGAGTTCGAGTCGAAAAGAGAAGCTTAGGGTGAGTTTGGCTGCTGCTGCTCCGGTTAAGCGAGTCAGTTGGAACCGTTTTCTTTCCACAAG AGGGAGGACAAGTATTGCTGTTGGTGCTTGCTTGGACTATCAGCCTCCTCAGAAGAAGGCTAAAAGGAAAGGAAGACCTCCTCGTCCCAAA AGTAAGTACAACTTTGAAAAGGAACGAGCTTACTTTGAGAAGCTTGATGAAGAAGAATTGATAGAGGAGAGCCCCTCGCCAATACCCCGCACATGGGTTGCTGGAATCCCAAAGGGGAATGTTGAAATACCGAAGTTGTGCTCAGCATTAGAGAAATGGTTATTATCCAAGAAGTTGAATTTCGGTTTAGGGTCTTCCAACACATTGGCTAGGATCCTACAATCTTCAGCCATGCGGCCCTCGCCCATTGGTGGCATCAATTTTGAACCTTCAAGTTTGAAAACCCCAGAAAGATCTTCTAGAGTCAATTCTCGCTTGTCTTCTGGCCAAATTAGTTTTGATTTGAGTTTGCTCGATGGAAGTGTGCATGAAAGGAGCACCCCCAAATCACTTCCCGGTGTGGGCAATGAGGGTTGTGAAGATATAGATGCTGCTGTAAAAGAACTCTCTTTGGTATCGACTTCTGAGGAGTTGGATCGATTTAATGCTCTGTTAGAAGTTTGTGGCCAGTCATCTCCCTCAAAATTACAGGATGTATTTTCCAAATATTG TGATCCAGAAGAGATTGAAAAAGTTGGAGAAGGGACATATGGAGAAGCTTTCAAGGTTGGCAACTGCGTTTGCAAAATAGTTCCTATTGATGGCAACTTACGAGTGAATGGGGTTGAAGTGCAAAAG AGATCTGAAGAATTGCTTGAGGAAGTCGTGCTTTCCCGCACTCTTAATTACTTGAGAGGAAACAATGATAATGTTCAGAATGTATGCCCAACATTTATAGAAACAAAAGA TTTGAGGGTGTGCCAAGGCTCCTATGACGCTGCCTTGATCAAAGCATGGGAAGCTTGGGATGAAAACTGTGGTTCAGAAAATGATCACCCTGAGGCGTTTCCAGAGAACCAG TTCTATGTCGTGTTTGTTTTAGAGCATGGTGGCAAAGATCTGGAAAGCTTTGTACTTCTGAACTTTGACGAGGCAAGGAGTTTATTAGTACAG GTTACGGCTGCCCTTGCTGTGGCTGAAGCGGCATATGAATTTGAGCACCGTGATCTCCACTG GGGAAACATACTTTTGAGAAGGAGTGGTTCAGTTACAATGCAGTTCACTCTTGAAGGAAAGCAGATGCTCATACGCACATTTGGATTAGCAATATCAATCATTGATTTCACTCTTTCAAGAATCAATACGG GCGAAGCCATACTCTTTCTAGACCTATGTTCAGATCCTGAGCTTTTTAATGGTCCAAAAAGCGATAAACAA TCAGAAACTtacaagaaaatgaagaaggTAACACAAGACCACTGGAAGGAAAG CTTCCCTAGAACAAATGTGTTGTGGTTGCTGTACTTGGTGGATATATTACTCCTAAACAAAGCATTT gATCGTACTTCGAAGGATGCGAGAGATTTGCGCGCGTTGAAGAAGCGGCTTGATCAATATCAGTCAGCAAGAGAAGCACTTTTTGATCCTTGTTTCAGTGACTTGTTTGTTGGTTGTGATAGTTGA